The Triticum aestivum cultivar Chinese Spring chromosome 7B, IWGSC CS RefSeq v2.1, whole genome shotgun sequence genome window below encodes:
- the LOC123157382 gene encoding uncharacterized protein isoform X2: MGERKEAAAPGVAYEGGGSGGSGSSSCKCAAAVCKISKRSQQGIFKKMKPIATYFATPPSNESQAPVHVHVPEPDANILSTEASDANIVEDLVPEHEVYNEGSHDNTLQTSILGFSPTHIEPDPGLRKQIGDYPTPGIRDAVRREYLKKGPCHPYGHDFPCNTTDKRVFRKEWFDEFDWLEYSVKENKAYCFYCYLFKQPVSNVKFGGNVFNQDGYKNWKKAMEYFRLHEGSTKSAHNNARRHCTDFKNRKQSVAYAMTTQTERSHLEYQDCLMAIMGVVRYLLRQGLAFRGHDESKTSRNKGIFHELLDWYAIRCKATADVLNDNAPGNHQMTCHEIQKQMVQACAEKTTEVIMNELGHSHFSLLVDESRDASVREQMAIIIRSVLLVKERMHYYKSIMKRLCGN; encoded by the exons ATGGGCGAACGGAAAGAAGCAGCGGCGCCAGGCGTGGCCTATGAgggaggaggcagcggcggcagtggATCGAGCTCATGCAAATGCGCAGCTGCTGTTTGCAAAATCAGCAAGCGCAGCCAGCAG GGAATCTTTAAAAAGATGAAGCCAATTGCTACTTATTTTGCAACTCCACCATCTAATGAATCTCAAGCTCCTGTTCATGTTCATGTTCCTGAACCTGATGCGAACATTTTATCCACTGAAGCCTCAGATGCAAACATTGTAGAAGATCTAGTTCCTGAACATGAAGTGTATAATGAGGGCTCTCATGATAACACTTTGCAAACTTCTATTCTAGGATTTAGTCCAACTCACATTGAACCTGATCCTGGACTCCGGAAACAAATTGGAGATTATCCTACTCCGGGAATCAGAGATGCAGTGAGGAGGGAGTATTTGAAGAAAGGTCCATGTCATCCGTATGGGCATGATTTTCCTTGCAACACTacagataaaagggtattcagaaAGGAGTGGTTTGacgagtttgattggctagagtATAGTGTAAAAGAAAACAAGGCATACTGTTTTTACTGCTATCTCTTCAAGCAGCCAGTAAGCAATGTCAAGTTTGGGGGCAATGTCTTCAATCAGGATGGGTATAAAAATTGGAAGAAAGCGATGGAATATTTCAGGCTTCATGAAGGTTCGACAAAGAGTGCTCACAACAATGCTAGAAGACATTGTACAGATTTCAAGAACCGGAAACAAAGTGTGGCATATGCAATGACTACTCAAACTGAGAGGTCACATCTTGAATACCAAGATTGTTTAATGGCTATTATGGGTGTTGTGAGGTATCTTCTTAGGCAAGGACTCGCCTTCCGTGGCCACGATGAGTCAAAGACTTCAAGAAACAAGGGTATTTTTCATGAGTTGTTGGATTGGTATGCTATAAGATGCAAAGCTACAGCTGATGTACTCAATGACAATGCTCCTGGGAATCATCAAATGACTTGTCATGAAATACAAAAGCAAATGGTACAAGCTTGCGCAGAAAAGACCACCGAAGTAATCATGAACGAGCTTGGGCATAGCCATTTCTCTCTACTTGTTGATGAGTCTCGTGATGCATCCGTTAGAGAACAAATGGCTATTATTATCAG GTCAGTGCTTCTTGTAAAAGAAAGGATGCATTATTACAAAAGCATCATGAAAAGATTGTGTGGCAATTAG
- the LOC123157382 gene encoding uncharacterized protein isoform X4, with product MGERKEAAAPGVAYEGGGSGGSGSSSCKCAAAVCKISKRSQQGIFKKMKPIATYFATPPSNESQAPVHVHVPEPDANILSTEASDANIVEDLVPEHEVYNEGSHDNTLQTSILGFSPTHIEPDPGLRKQIGDYPTPGIRDAVRREYLKKGPCHPYGHDFPCNTTDKRVFRKEWFDEFDWLEYSVKENKAYCFYCYLFKQPVSNVKFGGNVFNQDGYKNWKKAMEYFRLHEGSTKSAHNNARRHCTDFKNRKQSVAYAMTTQTERSHLEYQDCLMAIMGVVRYLLRQGLAFRGHDESKTSRNKGQCFL from the exons ATGGGCGAACGGAAAGAAGCAGCGGCGCCAGGCGTGGCCTATGAgggaggaggcagcggcggcagtggATCGAGCTCATGCAAATGCGCAGCTGCTGTTTGCAAAATCAGCAAGCGCAGCCAGCAG GGAATCTTTAAAAAGATGAAGCCAATTGCTACTTATTTTGCAACTCCACCATCTAATGAATCTCAAGCTCCTGTTCATGTTCATGTTCCTGAACCTGATGCGAACATTTTATCCACTGAAGCCTCAGATGCAAACATTGTAGAAGATCTAGTTCCTGAACATGAAGTGTATAATGAGGGCTCTCATGATAACACTTTGCAAACTTCTATTCTAGGATTTAGTCCAACTCACATTGAACCTGATCCTGGACTCCGGAAACAAATTGGAGATTATCCTACTCCGGGAATCAGAGATGCAGTGAGGAGGGAGTATTTGAAGAAAGGTCCATGTCATCCGTATGGGCATGATTTTCCTTGCAACACTacagataaaagggtattcagaaAGGAGTGGTTTGacgagtttgattggctagagtATAGTGTAAAAGAAAACAAGGCATACTGTTTTTACTGCTATCTCTTCAAGCAGCCAGTAAGCAATGTCAAGTTTGGGGGCAATGTCTTCAATCAGGATGGGTATAAAAATTGGAAGAAAGCGATGGAATATTTCAGGCTTCATGAAGGTTCGACAAAGAGTGCTCACAACAATGCTAGAAGACATTGTACAGATTTCAAGAACCGGAAACAAAGTGTGGCATATGCAATGACTACTCAAACTGAGAGGTCACATCTTGAATACCAAGATTGTTTAATGGCTATTATGGGTGTTGTGAGGTATCTTCTTAGGCAAGGACTCGCCTTCCGTGGCCACGATGAGTCAAAGACTTCAAGAAACAAGG GTCAGTGCTTCTTGTAA
- the LOC123157382 gene encoding uncharacterized protein isoform X3 produces the protein MGERKEAAAPGVAYEGGGSGGSGSSSCKCAAAVCKISKRSQQGIFKKMKPIATYFATPPSNESQAPVHVHVPEPDANILSTEASDANIVEDLVPEHEVYNEGSHDNTLQTSILGFSPTHIEPDPGLRKQIGDYPTPGIRDAVRREYLKKGPCHPYGHDFPCNTTDKRVFRKEWFDEFDWLEYSVKENKAYCFYCYLFKQPVSNVKFGGNVFNQDGYKNWKKAMEYFRLHEGSTKSAHNNARRHCTDFKNRKQSVAYAMTTQTERSHLEYQDCLMAIMGVVRYLLRQGLAFRGHDESKTSRNKGIFHELLDWYAIRCKATADVLNDNAPGNHQMTCHEIQKQMVQACAEKTTEVSASCKRKDALLQKHHEKIVWQLENGEILKGRGKHQENFSKTR, from the exons ATGGGCGAACGGAAAGAAGCAGCGGCGCCAGGCGTGGCCTATGAgggaggaggcagcggcggcagtggATCGAGCTCATGCAAATGCGCAGCTGCTGTTTGCAAAATCAGCAAGCGCAGCCAGCAG GGAATCTTTAAAAAGATGAAGCCAATTGCTACTTATTTTGCAACTCCACCATCTAATGAATCTCAAGCTCCTGTTCATGTTCATGTTCCTGAACCTGATGCGAACATTTTATCCACTGAAGCCTCAGATGCAAACATTGTAGAAGATCTAGTTCCTGAACATGAAGTGTATAATGAGGGCTCTCATGATAACACTTTGCAAACTTCTATTCTAGGATTTAGTCCAACTCACATTGAACCTGATCCTGGACTCCGGAAACAAATTGGAGATTATCCTACTCCGGGAATCAGAGATGCAGTGAGGAGGGAGTATTTGAAGAAAGGTCCATGTCATCCGTATGGGCATGATTTTCCTTGCAACACTacagataaaagggtattcagaaAGGAGTGGTTTGacgagtttgattggctagagtATAGTGTAAAAGAAAACAAGGCATACTGTTTTTACTGCTATCTCTTCAAGCAGCCAGTAAGCAATGTCAAGTTTGGGGGCAATGTCTTCAATCAGGATGGGTATAAAAATTGGAAGAAAGCGATGGAATATTTCAGGCTTCATGAAGGTTCGACAAAGAGTGCTCACAACAATGCTAGAAGACATTGTACAGATTTCAAGAACCGGAAACAAAGTGTGGCATATGCAATGACTACTCAAACTGAGAGGTCACATCTTGAATACCAAGATTGTTTAATGGCTATTATGGGTGTTGTGAGGTATCTTCTTAGGCAAGGACTCGCCTTCCGTGGCCACGATGAGTCAAAGACTTCAAGAAACAAGGGTATTTTTCATGAGTTGTTGGATTGGTATGCTATAAGATGCAAAGCTACAGCTGATGTACTCAATGACAATGCTCCTGGGAATCATCAAATGACTTGTCATGAAATACAAAAGCAAATGGTACAAGCTTGCGCAGAAAAGACCACCGAA GTCAGTGCTTCTTGTAAAAGAAAGGATGCATTATTACAAAAGCATCATGAAAAGATTGTGTGGCAATTAGAAAATGGGGAGATTCTTAAAGGAAGAGGCAAACATCAAGAGAACTTCAGCAAGACCCGGTGA
- the LOC123157382 gene encoding uncharacterized protein isoform X1, giving the protein MGERKEAAAPGVAYEGGGSGGSGSSSCKCAAAVCKISKRSQQGIFKKMKPIATYFATPPSNESQAPVHVHVPEPDANILSTEASDANIVEDLVPEHEVYNEGSHDNTLQTSILGFSPTHIEPDPGLRKQIGDYPTPGIRDAVRREYLKKGPCHPYGHDFPCNTTDKRVFRKEWFDEFDWLEYSVKENKAYCFYCYLFKQPVSNVKFGGNVFNQDGYKNWKKAMEYFRLHEGSTKSAHNNARRHCTDFKNRKQSVAYAMTTQTERSHLEYQDCLMAIMGVVRYLLRQGLAFRGHDESKTSRNKGIFHELLDWYAIRCKATADVLNDNAPGNHQMTCHEIQKQMVQACAEKTTEVIMNELGHSHFSLLVDESRDASVREQMAIIIRFLNIKGDILERLFAVKHVVNTTSASLKRSLDEVFATHGLSMSRLRGQGYDGASNMRGQLNGLKNWC; this is encoded by the exons ATGGGCGAACGGAAAGAAGCAGCGGCGCCAGGCGTGGCCTATGAgggaggaggcagcggcggcagtggATCGAGCTCATGCAAATGCGCAGCTGCTGTTTGCAAAATCAGCAAGCGCAGCCAGCAG GGAATCTTTAAAAAGATGAAGCCAATTGCTACTTATTTTGCAACTCCACCATCTAATGAATCTCAAGCTCCTGTTCATGTTCATGTTCCTGAACCTGATGCGAACATTTTATCCACTGAAGCCTCAGATGCAAACATTGTAGAAGATCTAGTTCCTGAACATGAAGTGTATAATGAGGGCTCTCATGATAACACTTTGCAAACTTCTATTCTAGGATTTAGTCCAACTCACATTGAACCTGATCCTGGACTCCGGAAACAAATTGGAGATTATCCTACTCCGGGAATCAGAGATGCAGTGAGGAGGGAGTATTTGAAGAAAGGTCCATGTCATCCGTATGGGCATGATTTTCCTTGCAACACTacagataaaagggtattcagaaAGGAGTGGTTTGacgagtttgattggctagagtATAGTGTAAAAGAAAACAAGGCATACTGTTTTTACTGCTATCTCTTCAAGCAGCCAGTAAGCAATGTCAAGTTTGGGGGCAATGTCTTCAATCAGGATGGGTATAAAAATTGGAAGAAAGCGATGGAATATTTCAGGCTTCATGAAGGTTCGACAAAGAGTGCTCACAACAATGCTAGAAGACATTGTACAGATTTCAAGAACCGGAAACAAAGTGTGGCATATGCAATGACTACTCAAACTGAGAGGTCACATCTTGAATACCAAGATTGTTTAATGGCTATTATGGGTGTTGTGAGGTATCTTCTTAGGCAAGGACTCGCCTTCCGTGGCCACGATGAGTCAAAGACTTCAAGAAACAAGGGTATTTTTCATGAGTTGTTGGATTGGTATGCTATAAGATGCAAAGCTACAGCTGATGTACTCAATGACAATGCTCCTGGGAATCATCAAATGACTTGTCATGAAATACAAAAGCAAATGGTACAAGCTTGCGCAGAAAAGACCACCGAAGTAATCATGAACGAGCTTGGGCATAGCCATTTCTCTCTACTTGTTGATGAGTCTCGTGATGCATCCGTTAGAGAACAAATGGCTATTATTATCAGGTTTTTGAACATAAAGGGAGATATTTTGGAAAGGTTATTTGCTGTCAAGCATGTAGTGAACACCACATCCGCTTCTCTCAAAAGATCCTTGGATGAAGTGTTTGCTACCCATGGATTATCCATGTCTAGATTGAGAGGGCAAGGTTATGATGGCGCCTCAAATATGCGTGGGCAGCTAAATGGCTTAAAAAACTGGTGCTAG